The following proteins are co-located in the Microcystis wesenbergii NRERC-220 genome:
- the map gene encoding type I methionyl aminopeptidase has protein sequence MGNDTITLLSSREIEKMRRAGRLAAKLLDHLADMVKPGVSTLEINDEAERWTRAHGAKSAPLGYHGFPQSICTSINEVICHGIPSANQILKDGDIINIDVTPILEGYHGDTSQTFFVGTPSPLAKKLVEVTRECLQRGIDAVQPGGKIGDIGAAIQEYAEGQGFSVVRDFVGHGISNVFHTGPQVPHYGIRGKGKTIRPGMVFTIEPMINEGTWQHILLKDGWTAITKDGKLSAQFEHTIAVTETGVEILTLPD, from the coding sequence ATGGGCAACGATACCATCACCTTACTCTCCTCCCGGGAAATTGAAAAAATGCGTCGAGCCGGACGATTAGCGGCTAAACTGTTAGATCATCTGGCAGATATGGTTAAACCGGGGGTAAGTACCCTAGAAATCAATGACGAGGCAGAACGTTGGACTCGCGCCCATGGAGCCAAAAGTGCGCCTCTAGGATACCATGGCTTTCCTCAGTCCATCTGTACTAGCATTAACGAGGTTATCTGTCACGGCATCCCCAGCGCCAATCAAATCCTCAAAGACGGCGATATTATTAACATCGATGTCACCCCGATTTTAGAAGGTTATCACGGCGATACTTCGCAGACTTTCTTTGTCGGTACTCCCTCCCCCTTGGCCAAAAAGTTAGTGGAAGTGACCAGAGAATGTCTGCAAAGAGGCATAGATGCGGTGCAGCCGGGGGGTAAAATCGGCGATATCGGCGCAGCTATCCAAGAATATGCCGAAGGACAGGGATTTTCAGTGGTTAGAGATTTTGTCGGTCATGGTATCAGTAATGTTTTTCACACCGGTCCGCAGGTTCCCCACTACGGCATTCGCGGCAAAGGCAAAACAATTCGCCCTGGCATGGTATTCACCATTGAACCAATGATTAATGAGGGTACTTGGCAACATATTCTCTTAAAAGACGGTTGGACTGCTATTACTAAAGATGGTAAACTTTCGGCCCAATTTGAACACACCATTGCCGTCACCGAAACCGGTGTCGAAATTCTCACTTTACCCGATTAA
- a CDS encoding aldo/keto reductase has product MPVFSCGGMRYQFQWQDLPMSQIPDENQGNLEAIINKSLEVGINHIETARGYGTSEMQLGKILPQLPRDKIIVQTKVSPSQDVREFRRKFEQSLQFLRLDYVDLLGIHGINTAEILDDTMAEGGCWQEAKKLQQQGKVRFIGFSTHAPTDVIVKTIATNCYDYLNLHWYYIFQNNWPAIEAAKQHDMGVFIISPSDKGGHLYNPPPKLVALCSPLSPMVFNDLFCLSHPAVHTLSIGAAQPTDFDEHLKTLPLLDRAEEILPAIIERLQGEMINCLGDNWVKTWSVGLPSWENTPNQINIPSILWLHNLAIAYDMIDFARARYNLLGNGGHWFPGQQAKEVEKLDLTACLAASPHADKIPYLLAETHRLLSGETVQRLSSS; this is encoded by the coding sequence ATGCCGGTGTTTTCCTGTGGGGGAATGCGCTATCAATTTCAGTGGCAGGATTTGCCAATGTCGCAAATTCCCGACGAGAATCAAGGCAATTTAGAGGCAATCATTAATAAATCTCTGGAAGTGGGGATTAATCACATCGAAACCGCTAGGGGTTACGGCACTTCCGAGATGCAATTGGGCAAAATTTTGCCGCAACTACCGAGGGATAAGATTATCGTGCAGACGAAAGTTTCTCCTAGTCAAGATGTGCGGGAATTTCGCCGTAAATTTGAGCAATCCCTGCAATTTTTACGGTTAGATTATGTGGATTTGTTGGGCATCCATGGCATCAACACGGCCGAAATTCTCGATGACACTATGGCCGAGGGCGGTTGTTGGCAAGAGGCGAAAAAATTACAGCAACAAGGAAAAGTTCGTTTTATCGGTTTCTCCACCCATGCACCAACTGATGTAATTGTCAAGACTATTGCAACAAATTGTTACGATTACCTCAATCTGCACTGGTACTATATTTTTCAGAATAACTGGCCGGCCATAGAAGCGGCAAAACAGCACGATATGGGCGTTTTTATCATTAGTCCCTCCGATAAGGGCGGCCATCTCTACAATCCTCCCCCTAAGCTCGTGGCTCTCTGTTCTCCTCTCAGTCCGATGGTTTTTAATGACCTATTCTGTCTCAGTCATCCGGCCGTTCATACCCTGAGTATCGGTGCAGCGCAACCCACAGATTTTGATGAACACCTGAAAACTTTACCCTTACTCGATCGAGCCGAGGAGATTTTACCGGCAATTATCGAGAGATTGCAAGGGGAGATGATCAACTGTTTAGGCGATAATTGGGTAAAAACTTGGTCTGTGGGTTTACCTAGCTGGGAAAATACACCCAATCAGATTAATATTCCTTCTATCCTCTGGTTACACAATCTTGCTATCGCCTACGATATGATCGACTTTGCCAGGGCCAGATACAATCTCTTGGGGAATGGGGGTCATTGGTTCCCCGGTCAACAAGCAAAAGAGGTGGAAAAACTCGATTTAACTGCCTGTTTAGCCGCTAGTCCCCACGCTGATAAAATTCCCTATCTTCTCGCCGAAACTCATCGATTATTGTCGGGAGAGACGGTACAACGCTTAAGCAGTAGTTAA
- a CDS encoding hydantoinase/oxoprolinase family protein, which produces MLKFFIDRGGTFTDIVAIIDQPEIIERLARDAARFLIVPLADQQWIVLYKLLSENPEKYPDAVIQGIKDISGSLDNIEVIKMGTTVATNALLERKGERTVLLITKGFKDALRIGYQNRPDIFARQIILPSLLYEQVIEVAERYDSQGQELIAVNPAQVKADLIPVYQAGIRSCAIVFMHGYRYPDHEKQVAAIAEEIGFTHLAISHQVSPLMKLVSRGDTTVVSAYLSPILRRYVDSISQQLPKTSLLFMKSDGGLVTADKFQGKDSILSGPAGGIVGAVQTSLRAGFSKIISFDMGGTSTDVSHFQGEYERQTDNEIAGVRMRAPMLSIHTVAAGGGSILVYDGYRFRVGPESAGANPGPACYRRGGPLTITDANVLLGKIQAAYFPAIFGEEGNLHLDREIVLTKFQELAATMGGNNSPEMLAAGFIQIAVENMANAIKKISLQKGYDLSDYTLCTFGGAGGQVACLIADTLGMKSIFLHPYAGVLSAYGMGLADLRVIKEKAIEQPLNADLIAQLLTEMNELEVLAGRELEGYNRVRQQVSLKYQGSDATLAVNFSDQMRQDFEREHQRRYGFKQEQKALIVESIAVELIQTMDSPQEAILTRTRPMGELPHILDRVAVFMANQWRETPIYQRSDLQPFDCLAGPAIIIEKISTIVIEPGWMAKLTEKNHLILSKD; this is translated from the coding sequence ATGTTAAAATTTTTCATCGATCGAGGGGGAACTTTTACCGATATCGTGGCGATAATCGATCAACCAGAAATTATTGAACGACTAGCTAGAGATGCCGCTAGATTTCTGATTGTTCCCCTTGCCGATCAACAGTGGATTGTTCTCTATAAACTGCTCTCGGAGAATCCCGAAAAATACCCAGATGCAGTCATTCAAGGGATCAAAGATATTAGCGGTTCCCTAGATAACATCGAAGTGATCAAAATGGGAACAACGGTAGCCACCAATGCGCTGTTAGAAAGAAAAGGAGAGCGCACGGTTTTGTTAATCACCAAAGGTTTTAAAGATGCCTTGAGAATTGGCTATCAAAATCGCCCCGATATTTTTGCCCGTCAAATTATTCTTCCTTCTTTATTATACGAACAAGTTATCGAAGTGGCGGAACGCTACGATAGTCAAGGACAAGAATTAATCGCCGTTAATCCCGCCCAAGTTAAAGCCGATTTAATACCAGTTTATCAAGCGGGTATCCGAAGTTGTGCGATTGTTTTTATGCACGGTTATCGTTATCCTGACCACGAAAAACAAGTGGCAGCTATTGCCGAAGAAATCGGCTTTACTCATCTAGCCATTTCCCACCAAGTCAGTCCTTTAATGAAACTGGTATCCCGGGGAGATACCACGGTAGTTTCTGCCTATCTATCGCCAATTTTACGCCGCTATGTTGATAGTATTAGCCAGCAATTACCGAAAACTAGCTTACTATTTATGAAATCCGATGGCGGTTTAGTCACCGCCGATAAATTTCAGGGTAAAGATAGCATTTTATCCGGTCCTGCGGGGGGAATAGTTGGGGCAGTACAAACCAGTTTAAGGGCGGGATTTAGCAAAATTATCAGTTTTGATATGGGAGGAACTAGCACCGATGTTTCTCATTTTCAAGGGGAATACGAGCGCCAAACAGATAACGAAATTGCCGGCGTAAGAATGCGAGCGCCGATGTTAAGTATTCACACCGTGGCCGCTGGTGGGGGTTCGATTTTAGTCTATGATGGTTATCGTTTTCGGGTCGGACCGGAAAGTGCCGGAGCTAATCCGGGACCGGCCTGTTATCGACGGGGTGGACCCTTAACAATTACCGATGCTAATGTTTTGTTAGGAAAAATTCAAGCTGCCTATTTTCCCGCTATTTTTGGAGAAGAGGGAAATTTACACCTAGATAGAGAGATTGTGCTGACAAAGTTTCAAGAATTGGCGGCAACAATGGGGGGTAATAATAGTCCTGAAATGTTGGCTGCGGGGTTTATTCAAATTGCCGTGGAAAATATGGCTAATGCAATTAAAAAAATCTCTCTACAAAAGGGTTATGATCTCAGTGATTATACTCTTTGTACCTTTGGCGGTGCCGGGGGTCAAGTGGCCTGTTTAATTGCCGATACTCTGGGAATGAAAAGTATTTTTCTCCATCCCTACGCCGGGGTTTTAAGTGCCTACGGCATGGGTTTGGCCGATTTGAGGGTAATTAAAGAAAAAGCGATCGAACAGCCGTTAAATGCCGATTTAATCGCGCAGTTACTCACGGAAATGAACGAATTAGAAGTCTTAGCGGGTCGGGAATTAGAGGGTTATAATCGGGTGCGGCAGCAAGTCAGTTTAAAATATCAGGGCAGTGATGCCACTTTAGCGGTTAATTTTAGCGATCAAATGCGTCAGGATTTTGAACGGGAACATCAAAGACGTTATGGCTTTAAACAAGAACAAAAAGCTTTAATTGTTGAGTCGATTGCCGTGGAATTGATCCAGACTATGGACAGTCCCCAAGAAGCAATTTTAACCCGCACCCGTCCGATGGGAGAATTACCTCATATCCTCGATCGAGTAGCGGTTTTTATGGCTAATCAATGGCGGGAAACGCCAATTTATCAGCGTTCAGATCTGCAACCTTTTGATTGTCTGGCAGGACCCGCAATTATTATCGAAAAAATTAGCACGATTGTGATTGAACCGGGTTGGATGGCAAAATTAACGGAGAAAAATCATTTAATTCTCTCCAAAGATTAA
- a CDS encoding Gfo/Idh/MocA family protein, with translation MSTGIAILGVGRWGVHFVRHFSQHPSAQVVAIVDPSPEKLRLCRDQFNLDTNKVILANDWESIRLHPEISAVVVVTPAISHYPLIKDALNLGYHVLAEKPLTLNPQECAELTALAAQKQRILLVDHTYLFHPAVITGQKVLQSGGIGKPLYGYATRTHLGPVRQDVSALWDLAIHDISIFNHWLNSTPVLVQARGTFWLQPHLADLVWLTLIYGDGFQATIHLCWLNPDKQRRLGIVGSEGTLIFNELDSRSPLTRQKGHFERQEAYFIPRGQETESIPIADGEPLKALCEHFLESVATGVDSPVSSGSVGTQLVKILQAAELSLARGGEILRLE, from the coding sequence ATGTCCACAGGAATCGCTATCTTAGGGGTAGGACGTTGGGGAGTGCATTTCGTCCGTCATTTTTCTCAACATCCCTCAGCACAAGTGGTGGCAATCGTTGATCCCTCCCCTGAAAAACTCCGTCTCTGTCGGGATCAATTTAATCTGGATACTAATAAAGTTATTTTAGCCAATGACTGGGAATCAATTCGTCTTCACCCCGAAATCTCGGCCGTAGTCGTCGTTACTCCCGCCATCAGCCATTATCCCCTGATTAAAGACGCTCTTAATTTAGGTTATCACGTCCTCGCCGAAAAACCCTTAACCCTCAATCCCCAAGAATGTGCCGAATTAACGGCATTAGCGGCGCAAAAACAGCGTATTTTATTAGTTGATCATACCTATCTTTTTCATCCCGCCGTTATCACTGGACAAAAAGTCCTGCAATCCGGGGGTATCGGTAAACCTCTTTATGGTTATGCCACTCGCACCCACTTAGGTCCCGTCCGTCAGGATGTGTCCGCTTTGTGGGATCTAGCTATTCACGATATCTCGATTTTTAATCATTGGCTAAATAGTACACCAGTATTAGTGCAGGCGAGGGGAACCTTCTGGCTACAACCTCATCTAGCCGATTTAGTCTGGTTAACCCTGATCTATGGCGATGGTTTTCAAGCGACTATTCACCTTTGTTGGTTGAATCCCGATAAACAGCGACGTTTAGGGATAGTTGGCAGCGAAGGGACTTTAATTTTTAATGAATTAGACTCTCGATCGCCTTTAACCCGACAAAAGGGCCATTTTGAGCGTCAGGAAGCCTATTTTATTCCCCGGGGACAGGAGACGGAATCTATCCCTATTGCCGATGGTGAACCCCTAAAAGCATTATGCGAACATTTTTTAGAGTCGGTGGCTACGGGTGTCGATTCTCCTGTATCTTCGGGATCGGTAGGGACCCAATTAGTCAAAATCCTCCAGGCAGCAGAATTATCTCTAGCTAGAGGTGGAGAAATCCTGCGCTTAGAATAG